A stretch of DNA from Verrucomicrobiia bacterium:
GATGATGAGGAGGTCAACATGTTCGGCGGGCCGGGAGGCTATATTTACATGACGCGGGGGCTCCTCAACTTTGTCGGCACCGAGGATGAGATCGCCGCGCTCCTCGCGCATGAGATCGGGCACATTTCCCATTACGATTATTCTTCGATCCCGCAGCACACCAACATGAAGAAGCTGCATCAGTACATGCTGAAAGGGAGCGAGCTGGCCCGCGACAGCATCGGCACTTACGGCACGGCGATCAATTACGGGTTGAAGGGCATGGAAAAAGCCGCGCCATACGTCAGCCGGAGATTCAATGCGGATGCTGAAATCGTGGCCGACGACATGGCCATCAAATTCATGACCCAGGCAGGCTATGACGCCCGCGGGCTCCAGACGTTCATGGACCGCCTCTCGAAAGTGGAGATGGGGGACGTGGGCCGGTTCGTTCTGTTCATGAACGCGCATCCGCCTTTCCAGGACAGGCGCATGATGCTGGACGAGCGCC
This window harbors:
- a CDS encoding M48 family metalloprotease, whose product is MPNCFSRILLLAVTLLATGCHHLDRKGIISTELPLTLDDLGEIKAGEENHERVLENYRVFDSPKLQAYISKIADNIAAVSTRPHLPYKIILLDDEEVNMFGGPGGYIYMTRGLLNFVGTEDEIAALLAHEIGHISHYDYSSIPQHTNMKKLHQYMLKGSELARDSIGTYGTAINYGLKGMEKAAPYVSRRFNADAEIVADDMAIKFMTQAGYDARGLQTFMDRLSKVEMGDVGRFVLFMNAHPPFQDRRMMLDERLAKMTFDEKAVSIEFKADTLAEVRQTSVNAPSSILFVPQLGVHHVTPLALEDLQRKESLQQKADAH